The genomic segment GCAGACATGAGGGGATTCAGGGGGTACAACAATATGGGTCCCAGTCATTAGCAGGGCCCTAAAAACCGGGGCTTAATATTGTTCATTATGACACAGGGACCCCAAATGTTCCACCTCTAAAGGGCAGCCATggggaaaatgaaaaacagaGGCATGTGTGAAACTCCTGTTTCCATGGAGATTAAGCATTGCCCCTTGTATTACATACAAATACCTCATTATGCCCAAATAAGAATGTCTCCCCTCTGTGCCCATGGCCGTGCCCCTGTAGGACCACTCGTTATTACCTGAACACCAGCACAGGAACCATAAGCTCCATCAGGGGGTTGTTATTTTTCTGCAACAGAAGCTCCATCTTTTCTTCTATAGTCCGATCCCATTTAACCTCTTCATCCACCAGCCGCAGGCCCCCTGCAATGGAAAGTAGGACGGCTGATATGGGGGGTGGGCTTTATCAtaaatagcataataaatatcattACACAGTCATTACAGTTTCACAAAGACACACAGTAAATCAAATCATTCCTTTAACTTGTCCTTTCTGTACAATAACAATTCCTTGTTGTGGTTTTTGCCCAAAGTCCTCGCCTTCTTGTGCCGCTCCCACAGCCAAATCCAGTTGCAGCCAAGCACCAGTACCCCAGAGGTGTCCCAGCAGGAGCAAATATGAAAAGCAGTACCTGCATGACTCTGTATATTCTGCACTCaaggttctgactcctgaaacagccAAGGAGAGCTCAGTTCTGCTAcatgtttcagaagtcagaaccttAGAATGGGATgaacaaatgttgctttcaacTGAAACAGCGTTTACACAAAACTTTATAGCCACTGAGAAAGTGAAATAAATGGACATTGGGGAGTTCTCTTGCCCCTGAGCTGTGTGCCACCCCCTGTTCCCACTAGCCACATTCACACATATAATAATGGGGTCCAACTTACTGAGCTGAGCAGAAGCCTCGGAGATCTCCTCAGGGTCCATGCTGTTGAATCCACGGTTATCATAAATAAACAGATTGTGGGTGAGTTGATATTCCCGTCTCTCCCGGATCACGGTACCATCAGAATATCCCAGCCCAGCAAGGTCCTCGTACTGTTTGGTTTGGACAGAACTCACACACAGGTTGATCAGGGAGGTCTTGCCGTGGCCATAGAAGCCAAAGAGCTGCAGGGAGACTCGCTGGAAGCCGTGAGTGTTGCCCAGAGCCAGGAGTGAGCCCGGGTAGTATTGGGTCAGCTTGGTCCTCATTGCATCCGCCATGTCTCTCTCCTGCCCGGGAGCTGCGCTCGCTGCTGGTTAATACTGGGGTTGGGAATATACTGGTAATTGTGCTGAGGAGTAGACTGATGCCGTCTCTCTGTGCAACCTCAGGACACTCCCTGTAGCTTTTGTACACTCCCTGCAACCTCGGGACACTCCCTACAGCCTTGTACACTCCCTGCAACCTCGGGACACTCCCTGCAGCCTTGTACACTCTTTATGTGCTGAAGGCTGGGCCGCGGGAGAAACGAAACTCACTGGGATTGTGAATAAACCAGAAACTGAACCTCCTCTCCGCCCGGGGCACATTTATTGTCATGTGCAGGTGCAATTAATTCCTCATCTGCCCAACAGCTTCCACCTACACTAGGGCAATAACTCGCTCCAACTGCCCCACAGCTTCCTCCTACACTGGGGCAATTACCAAGGCCAAATGAGTGTTCCTATGATTTTTGATCACCAAAGGACATAAAGAATTGTGGAGACTTATGGAACCCCAGCTGGAGGGGTGCCATAGACAGAGGGTggttgtttggggaggctactaTTACATTATAAGCTCTGCTGGTTAGGGTCCTCTTTATctcttcagtgtcggactgggatgccaggggcccccccagaaaaccttagaccttgggcccaccagaaaaaataaaacattgagcCCACCAGAAAATTTTAGACAGTTCCAAATTATTATTCATCCTTTACTCGtacaacctctttattctcatagtcttttatatatacttacaattttCTCCCatcattaagcatttttccccatgaagaaacagggaatgaccatgaaataggccaaatgttaagaaacatgagggtccactgacacctgggcccaccagaagttttcctggtatcccagtgggccagtccgacactatctTTACCTATTGACTGCTTGATATGTGCAATTAATGCAAAACATATATTACACAGGTCCCACTATACTGTCCCCATTCCAATTCCAGATATAACACccccagaatacacagtagaGTAAATACATTGCCTTTCTGTATAATATTTCCTTCCTGTTAATTGTAGggaagggctgtccaactggtgacccTCTGGCCTGCCAGTCTGTCTAATGTGTCTGATTACCATGTGtaacatataaaatgtatcactacagacattaactggcccctgtattgtttaaacctcaaattaagACTAtaatcctctgtattgttcatacatataatcccctgtattgttcacacttgtgacacttcTATCGTTCACACCctaaatccctgtactgttcacacctaaaaCCCAGACTggaactgccacattgttcacctgttcacaccttattcaatagctaatggggcaccagcactgtgtcactgtatgtagtacatattagactggtcctgatagctttccctgtctcctgctctgttctgcctgacctatgctccctgtgtgtgtcatactctgtgttccctatactccctgtgtgtcatactctgtctgccctatgctccctgtgtgtgccataccctgcctgtcctatactccctgtgtgtatcatactctgcctgtcctatgctctctgtgtgtgtcatactctgcctgccctatactccctgtgtgtcatactctgcctgccctatactccctgtgtgtcatactctgcctgccctatactccctgtgtgtgtcataccctgcctgtcctatactccctgtgtgtatcatactctgcctgtcctatgctccctgtgtgtgtcatactctgcctgccctatgttccctgtgtgtgtcatactctgcctgccctatactccctgtgtgtcatactctgcctgtcctatgctccctgtgtgtcatactctgcctgtcctatgctccctgtgtgtgtcatactctgattgccctatgttccctgtggtgtcatactctgcctgccctatactccctgtgtgtcatactctgcctgtcctatactccctgtgtgtcatactctgcctgtcctatactccctgtgtgtgtcatactctgcctgtcctgtactccctgtgtgtgtgtcatactctgtctgttctatgctccctgtgtgtgtcatactctgccagccctgtgctccctgtgtgtgtcatactctgcctgtcctatgctccctgtgtgtgtcatactctgcctgtcctatactccctgtgtgtgtcatactctgtctgtcctatactccctgtgtgtgtcatactctgtctgtcctatactccctgtgtgtgtcatactctgcctgtcctatactccctgtgtgtgtcatactctgtctgtcctatactccctgtgtgtgtcatactctgcctgtcctatgctccctgtgtgtgtcatactctgcctgccctatgttccctgtgtgtgtcatactctgcctgtcctatactccctgtgtgtcatactctgcctgtcctatactccctgtgtgtgtcatactctgccttccctatgctccctgtgtgtgtcatactctgtctgtcctatactccctgtgtgtgtgtcatactctgtctgtcctatactccctgtgtgtgtcatactctgcctgtcctatactccctgtgtgtgtcatattctgcctgtcctgtactccctgtgtgtcatactctgtctgtcctatgctccctgtgtgtgtcatactctgccttccctatgctccctgtgtgtgccatactctgcctgtcctatactccctgtgtgtgtcatactctgcctgtcctatacttcctgtgtgtgtcatactctgcctgtcctgtactccctgtgtgtgtcatactctgccttccctatgctccctgtgtgtgtcatactctgcctgccttaagctccctgtgtgtgtcatactctgcctgtcctctactccctgtgtgtgtcatgctctgtctgccctatgctccctgtgtgtgtcatactctgccttccataagctccctgtgtgtgtgtcatactctgcctgtcctatactccctgtgtttgtcatactctgtctgtcctatactccctgtgtgtcatactctgcctgccctatgctccctgtgtgtttcatactctgtctgtcctatgctccctgtgtgtgtcatactctgcctatcctatgctccctctgtgtcatactctgcctgccctatgctccctgtgtgtgtcatactctgcctgccctatgctccctgtatgtgccatactctgccttccataagcttcctgtgtgtgtcatactcggtctgtcctatactccctgtgtgtgtcatactctgtctgtcctatactccctgtgtgtcatactctgcctgtcctatactccctgtgtgtgtcatactctgcctgtcctgtactccctgtgtgtgtcatactctgtctgtcctatactccctgtgtgtgtctctgcctgccctatctccctgtgtgtgtcatactctgcctgtccatgCTCccttgtgtgtcatactctgtctgtcctatactcccgtgtgtgtcatactcagccttccctatgctccctgtgtatgtcatactctgccttccataagctccctgtgtgtgtcatactctgctgtCTATGCTccgctgtgtgtgccatactctgcctggccctatgctccctgtgtctgtcatACTCTgttgccctatactccctgtgtgtgtcatactctgcctgcctatgctccctgtgtgtgtatactctgcctgcctattgctccctgtgtgtgcatactctgcctgcctatggCTCCTGTGTGgtctactctgtctgccctattaTCCCTGTGTTTGTCATACTAGGCCTTCCCTATGCTCTTGTGTGGTCATACTCTCTGCCTATGCaaaatgtgtgtgtcatactctgctgtTATTtcgcctgtgtgtgtcatactcagcCTTCCTATATTCCTGTGTGGTGTCATACTCTGGTGCTTAtaactctgtgtgtgtcatactcgcTTCCTATGTttggtgtgtgccatactctgcctgcccccctatgctccctgtgtgtgtcataactCTGTCCGCCTATACTCTGTGTTTGTCATACTAgctcctatgctccttgtgtgtgtcatactctgcctgcctatgctcctgtgtgtgtataCTTGCGTCCTATAATCcgtgtgtgtcataatctgctGCCTATGGGTCGTTGGGGTGGGGTCATACTCTGCTTTTTCCCCATGCTCCCCCGTGTTGTATAACTTGGCTGCCTATGCCCTGGTGTGGGCCCTACTCTGCCTTTTCCTATCCtcctgtttgtgtcatactctggCTTTCCccatactccctgtgtgtgtcatattgtctgtcctatgctcctgtgtgtgtcatacttgtTCTgtctatactccctgtgtgtgtcataatccCGCCTTTCCCTATgtcttgtgtgtgtcatactctgcctgccctatgctccctgtgtgtgtcatactctgcctgtcctatactccctgtgtgtgtcatactctgcctgccctatgctccctgtgtgtgtcatactctgccttccctatgctccctgtgtgtatcatactctgcctgtcctatgctccctgtgtgtgtcatactctgcctgtcctatgctccttgtgtgtgtcatactctgcttgtgtgtgccctgctgGTATTTGGTTTAagggtttgttagtatttgtaaattattggtaggg from the Xenopus laevis strain J_2021 chromosome 9_10L, Xenopus_laevis_v10.1, whole genome shotgun sequence genome contains:
- the LOC121398161 gene encoding uncharacterized protein LOC121398161 isoform X2; translation: MADAMRTKLTQYYPGSLLALGNTHGFQRVSLQLFGFYGHGKTSLINLCVSSVQTKQYEDLAGLGYSDGTVIRERREYQLTHNLFIYDNRGFNSMDPEEISEASAQLRGLRLVDEEVKWDRTIEEKMELLLQKNNNPLMELMVPVLVFRGAKELTAEQSEKMKVFVLRCFDITGMFPLVVLMESGEIQEKISKSFHLLGVRYVIALQKFKVQEPELDAETESEILRFLNLCTNEADRGMKKLQRVGKEEECRRHIREQMMVELELEREKVRKRTKVEIQSTQQVSLPMSSGLYD